A region from the Aegilops tauschii subsp. strangulata cultivar AL8/78 chromosome 5, Aet v6.0, whole genome shotgun sequence genome encodes:
- the LOC109755502 gene encoding probable inorganic phosphate transporter 1-8 codes for MARSEQQGLQVLSALDAAKTQWYHFTAIVVAGMGFFTDAYDLFCISLVTKLLGRIYYTDLSKPDPGTLPPGVAAAVNGVAFCGTLAGQLFFGWLGDKMGRKSVYGMTLILMVICSIGSGLSFAHTPKSVMATLCFFRFWLGFGIGGDYPLSATIMSEYANKKTRGAFIAAVFAMQGFGILAGGIVTLIISSAFRAGFHEPAYQDDRVASTGTEADFVWRIILMLGAVPALLTYYWRMKMPETARYTALVAKNAKLAAADMSKVLQVELEDETEKMDEMVSRGANDFGLFSPQFARRHGLHLVGTATTWFLLDIAFYSQNLFQKDIFTSINWIPKARTMSALDEVFRISRAQTLIALCGTVPGYWFTVFLIDVVGRFAIQLMGFFMMTVFMLGLAVPYHHWTTPGNQIGFVVMYAFTFFFANFGPNATTFVVPAEIFPARLRSTCHGISAAAGKAGAMIGAFGFLYAAQDPHKPDAGYRPGIGVRNSLFVLAGVNLLGFMFTFLVPEANGKSLEEMSGEAQDNEDQARAAAVQPSTA; via the coding sequence atggCGCGGTCGGAGCAGCAAGGGCTGCAGGTGCTCAGCGCGCTGGACGCGGCCAAGACGCAGTGGTACCACTTCACGGCCATCGTCGTCGCCGGCATGGGCTTCTTCACCGACGCCTACGACCTCTTCTGCATCTCCCTCGTCACCAAGCTCCTCGGCCGCATCTACTACACCGACCTCTCCAAGCCCGACCCCGGCACGCTGCCCcccggcgtcgccgccgccgtcaacggcgTCGCCTTCTGCGGCACGCTCGCCGGCCAGCTCTTCTTCGGCTGGCTCGGCGATAAGATGGGCCGCAAGAGCGTCTACGGCATGACGCTGATTCTCATGGTCATCTGCTCCATCGGCTCCGGCCTCTCCTTCGCGCACACCCCCAAGAGCGTCATGGCCACGCTCTGCTTCTTCCGCTTCTGGCTCGGCTTCGGCATCGGCGGCGACTACCCGCTCTCCGCCACCATCATGTCCGAGTACGCCAACAAGAAGACCCGCGGCGCCTTCATCGCCGCCGTCTTCGCCATGCAGGGCTTCGGCATCCTCGCCGGTGGCATCGTCACCCTCATCATCTCCTCCGCCTTCCGCGCTGGGTTCCACGAGCCGGCCTACCAGGACGACCGCGTCGCCTCCACCGGCACCGAGGCCGACTTCGTGTGGCGCATCATCCTCATGCTCGGGGCCGTTCCGGCGCTGCTCACCTACTACTGGCGGATGAAGATGCCCGAGACGGCGCGCTACACCGCCCTCGTCGCCAAGAACGCcaagctcgccgccgccgacatgTCCAAGGTGCTGCAGGTGGAGCTCGAGGACGAGACGGAGAAGATGGACGAGATGGTGAGCCGCGGGGCCAACGACTTCGGCCTCTTCTCGCCGCAGTTCGCGCGGCGGCACGGCCTCCACCTGGTGGGCACGGCCACCACGTGGTTCCTGCTGGACATCGCCTTCTACAGCCAGAACCTGTTCCAGAAGGACATCTTCACGAGCATCAACTGGATCCCCAAGGCGCGCACCATGAGCGCCCTCGACGAGGTCTTCCGCATCTCCCGCGCGCAGACGCTCATCGCCCTCTGCGGCACCGTGCCCGGATACTGGTTCACCGTCTTCCTCATCGACGTCGTCGGCCGCTTCGCCATCCAGCTCATGGGCTTCTTCATGATGACCGTCTTCATGCTCGGCCTCGCCGTGCCCTACCACCACTGGACCACGCCCGGCAACCAGATCGGCTTCGTCGTCATGTACGCCTTCACCTTCTTCTTCGCCAACTTCGGCCCCAACGCCACCACCTTCGTCGTGCCCGCCGAGATCTTCCCGGCGAGGCTGCGCTCCACGTGCCACGGGATCTCGGCCGCCGCAGGGAAGGCCGGCGCCATGATCGGCGCGTTCGGGTTCCTCTACGCGGCGCAGGACCCGCACAAGCCCGACGCCGGGTACAGGCCAGGCATCGGCGTCCGCAACTCCCTCTTCGTGCTCGCCGGGGTCAACCTGCTGGGGTTCATGTTCACCTTCCTGGTGCCGGAGGCCAACGGGAAGTCGCTGGAGGAGATGTCCGGCGAGGCCCAGGACAACGAGGACCAggcacgcgccgccgccgtgcaGCCGTCCACGGCCTAG